The Anabaena sp. WA102 genome contains a region encoding:
- a CDS encoding nicotinate phosphoribosyltransferase, whose amino-acid sequence MTTFLDIDYERKNPELNLSCEDYSLLTDLYQLTMTACYVGEGIEQKQASFELFVRRLPDGFGYLIAMGLAQALEYLTKFRFNDSQIADLQSTGIFTHANERFWQLLREGCFTGDVWAVAEGTAIFANEPILRIEAPLWQAQIVETYLLNTLNYQTLIATKAARLRDIAGEKATLLEFGTRRAFSPQASLWAARAALAGGLDGTSNVLAALQLGQKPSGTMAHALVMALSALEGSEEQAFTAFHQYFPGASLLIDTYDTVAAAEKLAEKVNSGKLELSGVRLDSGDLVSLSKQVRSLLPNISIFASGDLDEWEISRLKQEGAEIDSYGLGTKLVTGSPVNGVYKLVDIEGIPVMKESSGKFTYPGKKQIFRSFLDGKIHKDRLGLTEEKSDHEKSLLQLVIKAGKQLQTPETLTIIRQRTAASVASLPAETRRIENPTSVKIEISEPLQKLTNKTKKRDKLI is encoded by the coding sequence ATGACAACTTTCCTAGATATAGACTATGAAAGGAAAAATCCCGAATTAAATCTCAGTTGTGAGGATTATAGCTTACTAACAGACCTTTATCAGCTAACAATGACAGCTTGTTATGTTGGTGAAGGTATAGAACAGAAGCAAGCGAGTTTTGAATTGTTTGTCAGACGCTTACCTGATGGTTTTGGCTATTTAATAGCTATGGGTTTAGCCCAAGCTTTGGAATATTTGACTAAATTCCGGTTTAATGACAGTCAAATTGCTGATTTGCAGTCAACGGGAATTTTTACCCACGCAAATGAGCGTTTTTGGCAGCTTTTGCGGGAAGGTTGCTTTACTGGAGATGTGTGGGCAGTTGCGGAAGGAACAGCGATATTTGCAAATGAACCTATACTGCGAATAGAAGCACCCTTATGGCAAGCGCAAATAGTAGAAACATATCTTTTAAATACTCTGAATTATCAAACTCTAATTGCCACCAAAGCCGCAAGATTAAGGGATATAGCGGGAGAAAAAGCCACACTTTTAGAATTTGGTACACGCAGGGCTTTTAGTCCCCAAGCCTCTTTATGGGCAGCGCGGGCGGCTTTGGCAGGTGGTTTAGATGGTACTTCCAATGTGTTAGCGGCGCTACAACTAGGACAAAAACCAAGTGGGACAATGGCACACGCTTTAGTTATGGCTTTATCAGCGTTAGAAGGGAGTGAAGAACAGGCTTTTACGGCATTTCATCAATATTTTCCCGGTGCGTCATTACTAATTGATACGTATGATACCGTTGCTGCCGCGGAGAAATTAGCAGAAAAAGTCAATTCTGGAAAATTAGAATTATCTGGAGTCAGGTTAGATTCTGGGGATTTAGTTAGTTTATCAAAACAAGTGCGATCGCTCTTACCGAATATCTCAATATTCGCCAGTGGTGATTTAGACGAATGGGAAATTAGCCGACTTAAACAAGAAGGAGCAGAAATTGATAGTTATGGATTAGGCACAAAATTAGTTACAGGTTCACCAGTCAATGGAGTTTATAAACTTGTAGACATTGAAGGAATTCCCGTCATGAAAGAATCAAGTGGTAAATTCACTTATCCAGGTAAAAAACAAATTTTTCGATCCTTCTTAGATGGTAAAATACATAAAGATAGATTAGGCTTAACAGAAGAAAAATCTGACCATGAAAAATCTTTATTACAGTTAGTAATCAAAGCAGGTAAACAATTACAAACACCAGAAACTTTAACAATCATTCGTCAACGAACTGCGGCATCAGTTGCTAGTTTACCAGCAGAAACAAGAAGAATAGAAAATCCCACTTCCGTCAAAATTGAAATATCAGAACCATTACAGAAATTGACAAATAAAACGAAAAAAAGAGATAAATTAATATAA
- a CDS encoding MFS transporter — translation MNISKSQPRILWVQVLALAGLQAAITLTWLVYNLYLPKLLTQFGFPASLAVGLLVLETALGLILEPVMGGLSDQAVRWVGSRFPLISAGVILAASLFIAIPCVVTFIPPTEVIKGILPLVLIAWALAMTIFRSPAISLLGKYATPKDLPLAASFLGLAGGIVGSFRDIGNTFILGLGPIFAFSIASFVLLLAVFTVRFFAPPETPVNREIFNIPKIPKMSQIPITKLGLIFVTGLSMAWGSRLLMSAISKTLKTQLNTDNITTIMVVISLTLAFIALPAGFLATEIGNRQAMLAGICTTILSIILMLSLGAHFLIILLALAGFSLITNGVIPFILGLMTQRWAGLGIGMYFGEFSLAMSIFGFVFPATITSVFAGFCSALAFLITGVCIMISGKYSNPQLS, via the coding sequence ATGAATATCTCAAAATCCCAACCCAGAATTTTATGGGTGCAAGTTTTGGCTTTAGCTGGATTACAAGCAGCAATTACCCTGACTTGGTTAGTTTATAATCTATATTTGCCTAAACTGTTAACTCAATTTGGATTTCCTGCATCCTTAGCAGTTGGTTTATTGGTGTTAGAAACTGCCTTGGGTCTGATATTAGAACCAGTTATGGGGGGACTTTCAGATCAAGCTGTTCGCTGGGTAGGGAGTCGCTTTCCCTTGATTTCCGCCGGTGTAATTTTAGCAGCAAGCTTGTTTATTGCCATACCTTGCGTTGTGACTTTTATTCCCCCAACAGAAGTAATTAAAGGAATTTTACCTTTAGTTTTGATTGCTTGGGCATTAGCAATGACAATATTTCGTTCTCCGGCAATTTCTTTATTAGGAAAATATGCTACCCCAAAAGATTTACCATTGGCAGCGAGTTTTTTAGGTTTAGCTGGGGGTATAGTTGGTTCTTTTCGGGATATTGGTAATACATTTATTTTAGGTTTGGGTCCGATTTTTGCTTTTTCCATAGCTTCTTTTGTGCTTTTGCTGGCAGTGTTTACTGTCCGGTTTTTTGCACCTCCAGAAACGCCAGTTAATCGGGAGATTTTCAACATCCCCAAAATCCCTAAAATGTCGCAAATACCTATTACCAAATTAGGCTTAATTTTCGTCACAGGTTTGAGTATGGCTTGGGGTTCTCGATTACTGATGAGTGCTATCAGCAAAACTCTGAAAACTCAACTAAATACAGATAATATCACCACAATCATGGTAGTAATTAGCTTAACTTTGGCTTTTATTGCCTTACCTGCGGGATTTTTGGCTACTGAAATTGGTAATCGTCAAGCCATGTTGGCGGGTATCTGTACTACTATTTTATCAATAATATTAATGCTAAGTTTAGGCGCACATTTCCTGATTATATTGTTGGCTTTGGCTGGATTTAGTTTAATTACTAATGGGGTGATTCCATTTATTTTAGGATTAATGACCCAACGATGGGCAGGTTTAGGAATTGGGATGTATTTTGGGGAATTTTCCTTAGCTATGAGTATTTTTGGTTTTGTATTTCCAGCCACAATAACATCTGTATTTGCTGGATTTTGCAGTGCCTTGGCGTTTTTAATCACGGGTGTGTGTATTATGATAAGTGGGAAATATAGCAATCCTCAATTGAGTTAG
- a CDS encoding type II toxin-antitoxin system VapC family toxin, with product MTAILDISFLVAIVDIKDENYGRILDVIVDSKEVLVLPTTVLPEVCHLLASRLGYPTTRQVLTELANSNVIIEGIDKTDLKRVMEILDQYTDSKLNFVDATIVAIAERMNITKIFTLNKPIFSIISPLHCAGFEIFPE from the coding sequence ATGACGGCTATTTTAGATATAAGTTTCTTAGTGGCAATTGTTGATATTAAGGACGAAAATTATGGGCGTATCCTTGATGTTATAGTTGATTCAAAGGAAGTATTGGTTTTACCAACAACAGTTTTACCTGAAGTTTGTCATTTGCTTGCTTCTCGGTTAGGATATCCGACAACAAGACAGGTTTTAACTGAATTAGCTAATAGTAATGTCATTATTGAAGGGATTGATAAAACTGATTTAAAAAGGGTGATGGAGATTCTAGACCAATATACTGATAGTAAGTTAAACTTTGTGGATGCAACGATTGTTGCTATTGCGGAAAGGATGAATATTACTAAGATTTTTACTTTAAATAAACCTATTTTTAGTATTATTAGTCCACTACATTGTGCTGGTTTTGAGATATTTCCTGAATAG
- a CDS encoding aspartate ammonia-lyase: MTNNSDFRIEKDSMGDRQIANNVYYGIQTQRAIENFPISGIKPLSTYIDAGLYIKKAAAIVNGELDCIPADISKAIIQATDEILAGALRGQFVVDVYQAGAGTSHHMNINEVLANRALEILGDQKGNYKLVSPNDHVNYGQSTNDVIPTAIRIGGLLALSRTLQPALEQAISALEAKATEFQDIVKSGRTHLQDAVPVRLGDNFRAWAQILSEHQNRLYIASGDLMVLGLGGSAAGTGMNTHPEYRQRVVDILSQLLEFPLEPAPHLMAAMQSMGAFVNVSGALRNLAQDLVKISHDLRLMDSGPKTGFKEIQLPPVQPGSSIMPGKYNPVMAEMTSMVCFQVMGYDNAIAFAAQAGQLELNVMMPLIAYNLIHSIEILGNTISALTTSCIQGITANKERCLAYAEGSLALVTALNTHIGYLNAAAVAKESLETGKSLRQIVLEKGLMTETELATVLDLDQMSAIVPLK; this comes from the coding sequence ATGACTAACAATTCAGATTTTCGCATTGAAAAAGACTCAATGGGCGATCGCCAAATTGCCAATAACGTATATTATGGGATTCAAACCCAAAGGGCGATCGAAAATTTCCCCATTAGCGGGATTAAACCTTTATCCACTTATATAGATGCTGGTTTATATATTAAAAAAGCCGCCGCTATTGTCAATGGAGAATTGGATTGTATTCCCGCAGATATCAGCAAGGCTATTATTCAAGCTACTGATGAAATTTTAGCAGGTGCATTACGAGGTCAATTTGTCGTTGATGTTTATCAAGCTGGTGCGGGAACTTCTCACCACATGAATATTAACGAAGTTTTGGCAAATCGCGCTTTAGAAATTCTGGGAGATCAAAAAGGTAATTATAAACTCGTTAGCCCCAATGATCATGTAAATTACGGACAGTCTACCAATGATGTCATCCCTACAGCTATTCGGATTGGTGGCTTACTGGCACTTTCTCGCACTTTACAACCAGCTTTAGAACAGGCAATTTCGGCTTTAGAAGCCAAAGCTACAGAATTTCAAGATATCGTCAAATCGGGGAGAACTCACCTCCAAGACGCTGTACCCGTGCGATTAGGGGATAATTTTCGGGCTTGGGCGCAAATTCTCTCAGAACACCAAAACCGTCTTTACATTGCTTCTGGGGATTTAATGGTGTTGGGTTTAGGTGGTAGTGCGGCGGGAACAGGTATGAATACTCACCCAGAATATCGGCAAAGAGTTGTGGATATCCTGTCGCAATTATTGGAATTTCCCCTAGAACCAGCACCCCATTTAATGGCTGCTATGCAAAGTATGGGGGCTTTTGTGAATGTTTCTGGGGCGTTGCGGAATTTAGCCCAGGATTTGGTGAAAATATCCCACGATTTACGGTTAATGGATTCTGGTCCCAAAACCGGATTTAAGGAAATTCAACTTCCTCCAGTCCAACCTGGTTCTTCAATTATGCCCGGAAAATATAATCCTGTGATGGCAGAGATGACATCAATGGTATGTTTTCAGGTAATGGGATATGATAATGCGATCGCTTTTGCCGCCCAAGCTGGACAATTAGAATTAAACGTAATGATGCCCCTCATTGCCTATAATTTAATTCACAGCATTGAGATTTTAGGTAACACAATTTCGGCTTTAACCACAAGCTGTATTCAAGGAATTACTGCTAACAAAGAACGTTGTTTAGCCTATGCTGAAGGCAGTTTAGCATTAGTCACCGCCTTAAATACCCACATCGGTTATTTGAATGCTGCGGCTGTAGCTAAGGAATCTTTAGAAACAGGTAAATCTCTCCGGCAAATAGTTCTCGAAAAAGGTTTAATGACAGAAACAGAATTAGCAACAGTCCTGGATTTAGACCAAATGAGTGCAATTGTTCCTTTAAAATAA
- a CDS encoding NAD+ synthase: MKIAIAQINPIIGDLLGNTQKILEMSQQAASENVRLLLTPELSICGYPPRDLLLNPSFVESIDKTLQKLAEDLPANLAVLVGTVVKNSQAHISGGKNLFNSMALLENGKIQQFFHKRLLPTYDVFDEKRYFEPGLQANSFKLDNLHIGVTICEDLWNDEEFWGKRSYAVNPIADLANLGVDLIVNLSASPYTVGKQHLREAMLKHSAVNFQQPIIYTNQVGGNDDLIFDGRSFALNKQGEIVCRAKGFVSDFLTVEFNSDKQDLQLGHISPIDESEDEEIWNALVLGVKDYVGKCRFSKVLLGLSGGVDSALVAAIATAALGKENVIGVLMPSPYSSEHSISDALALAANLDIQTQILPIGELMQSFDKSLGELFAGTEFGIAEENLQSRIRGNLLMAISNKFGYLLLSTGNKSEVAVGYCTLYGDMNGGLSVIADVPKTRVYSLCKWLNSHQQKEVIPENILTKAPSAELKPGQVDQDSLPPYEILDDILDRLIHQHQSAAEIITAGHEPAIVDRVLQLLSRAEFKRRQAAPGLKITDRAFGTGWRMPIASSWSVLRNI; encoded by the coding sequence ATGAAAATCGCTATCGCTCAAATTAATCCTATTATTGGTGATTTACTAGGAAATACTCAAAAAATCCTGGAAATGTCACAACAAGCAGCATCAGAAAATGTTCGTTTATTATTAACACCTGAATTATCTATTTGTGGGTATCCACCAAGGGATTTATTATTAAATCCTAGTTTTGTGGAATCAATAGATAAAACATTGCAAAAATTAGCTGAAGATTTACCTGCAAATTTAGCTGTATTGGTGGGAACTGTGGTTAAAAATTCCCAAGCGCACATTTCTGGAGGGAAAAATTTATTTAATAGTATGGCTTTATTAGAAAATGGCAAAATCCAGCAATTTTTCCATAAAAGGCTATTACCAACTTACGATGTTTTTGATGAAAAACGCTATTTTGAACCAGGACTACAAGCCAATTCTTTTAAATTAGATAATCTTCATATTGGTGTGACAATTTGCGAAGATTTATGGAATGATGAGGAATTTTGGGGTAAGCGGAGTTACGCAGTTAATCCCATTGCTGATTTAGCAAATTTAGGAGTTGATTTAATTGTTAATTTATCTGCTTCACCCTACACTGTTGGTAAACAACATCTGCGAGAAGCGATGTTAAAACATAGTGCAGTTAATTTTCAACAACCAATTATTTATACAAACCAAGTTGGCGGAAATGATGATTTGATTTTTGATGGACGCAGTTTTGCTTTAAATAAACAAGGTGAAATTGTTTGTCGTGCTAAAGGTTTTGTATCTGATTTTTTGACCGTTGAATTTAATTCTGATAAACAGGATTTACAATTAGGTCATATTTCCCCCATTGATGAATCTGAAGATGAGGAAATTTGGAATGCTTTGGTTTTGGGAGTTAAAGATTATGTGGGTAAATGTCGCTTTTCTAAAGTATTGTTAGGTTTAAGTGGGGGAGTTGATTCTGCTTTAGTAGCTGCCATTGCGACTGCGGCATTAGGAAAAGAAAATGTGATTGGTGTGTTAATGCCTTCTCCCTATAGTTCAGAACATTCTATTAGTGATGCTTTAGCATTAGCAGCAAATTTAGATATTCAAACCCAGATTTTACCTATTGGGGAATTAATGCAAAGTTTTGATAAATCTCTTGGTGAGTTATTTGCTGGAACAGAATTTGGGATTGCGGAAGAAAATCTCCAATCTCGAATTCGTGGTAATTTATTAATGGCAATTTCTAATAAGTTCGGTTATCTGCTTTTATCTACTGGCAATAAATCGGAAGTTGCTGTTGGTTATTGCACTCTTTATGGTGATATGAATGGCGGTTTATCGGTGATTGCTGATGTTCCTAAAACCCGCGTTTATTCCCTCTGTAAATGGTTAAATTCCCATCAACAAAAAGAAGTTATTCCCGAAAATATTCTCACCAAAGCACCCAGCGCGGAACTTAAACCGGGTCAAGTTGACCAAGATTCCCTACCACCTTATGAAATTTTAGATGATATTCTCGACCGTTTGATTCATCAACATCAATCAGCAGCAGAAATTATTACCGCAGGTCATGAACCGGCAATTGTAGATAGGGTATTACAATTATTATCCCGTGCGGAGTTTAAACGCCGACAAGCTGCACCGGGATTAAAAATCACTGACCGTGCTTTTGGGACTGGTTGGAGAATGCCTATTGCTAGTAGTTGGTCTGTGTTGCGGAATATATAG
- a CDS encoding nicotinate-nucleotide adenylyltransferase, with translation MKIALFGTSADPPTAGHLIILKWLSKHYDWVAVWAADNPLKSQQTPLPHRAAMLELLIKDINVANQNIALEQDLSSWKTLETVGKAKLKWGEDIEYTLVIGADLVNQLPRWYHVEDLLQQVQLLVIPRPGYIIDDSSLEKVKQIGGKIKIANLIGLDVSSTAFREQGDINTLTPPVIAYIHQQHLYECQYVTKKRF, from the coding sequence ATGAAAATAGCCTTATTTGGTACAAGTGCTGATCCGCCAACTGCTGGGCATTTAATAATTCTCAAGTGGCTATCTAAACATTATGATTGGGTGGCTGTATGGGCGGCGGATAATCCTCTAAAATCCCAACAAACGCCTTTACCGCACAGGGCAGCAATGTTAGAACTGTTAATTAAAGATATCAATGTTGCTAACCAAAATATTGCCTTAGAACAAGATTTGAGTAGTTGGAAAACTCTAGAAACTGTAGGTAAAGCAAAATTAAAATGGGGAGAAGATATTGAATATACTTTAGTAATTGGGGCTGATTTAGTCAATCAATTGCCGCGCTGGTATCATGTTGAAGATTTATTACAACAAGTGCAATTACTGGTAATTCCCAGACCAGGATATATAATAGATGATTCTAGTTTAGAAAAAGTTAAACAAATCGGAGGAAAAATTAAAATTGCAAATTTAATTGGTTTAGATGTTTCCTCTACCGCCTTTCGTGAACAAGGAGATATTAATACTCTCACACCTCCCGTCATTGCCTATATTCATCAACAGCATTTGTACGAATGCCAATACGTAACCAAAAAAAGATTCTAA
- a CDS encoding GAF domain-containing sensor histidine kinase, with product MNLNRVKSIPKWTQLPSPPIFCSEVSMQLGGDTSVAQLQQQVEYLQIQLELERQENIQKIQQIQKFQGLLQYITEHIRDSLDDRKILTIITQELVDLLQLNRCQIELYNPCLTAATVTYEYSASLPHFQGLTTKVADFPRIYQSLLQKQIWQSIEIVPGHNSGLQMMSQLACPIFDHQGVLGNIWLIRHTEAKFGELEISFLQQIANQCAIAICQSQLYTKTKAQVQEIATREHHYNEFIRHLAQELRTPITNINLAVQTLESLMTPPGIIDIEIVCQLLQILHHECGREDKLLTDLLTLTYLKIDPEPPNLITIDFSNWLFSIVESFRDVTNCQQQQLHLDIPREIPPLSTDITELEKIITLLLNQACQCAPAGESITVTADMNANTVELKIIISGVEMPHHKLSQVFQPFYRIPKHSPWQAQNTGLELALVKTIVQRLGGFIQVMSMNNRITFIMQFPLL from the coding sequence ATGAATCTAAATCGAGTTAAATCCATCCCCAAATGGACACAATTACCATCTCCACCCATATTTTGTTCAGAAGTATCTATGCAATTGGGTGGAGATACATCCGTTGCCCAATTACAACAGCAGGTAGAATATTTACAAATCCAATTAGAGTTAGAAAGACAGGAAAATATTCAAAAGATACAGCAAATTCAGAAATTCCAAGGATTGCTACAATATATTACTGAACACATCCGCGATAGTCTAGATGATCGCAAAATATTAACAATTATTACTCAAGAATTAGTTGATTTATTACAACTTAATCGCTGTCAAATTGAACTTTATAATCCCTGTTTGACTGCTGCTACAGTTACCTACGAATATAGTGCGAGTTTACCCCATTTTCAAGGTTTAACCACAAAAGTTGCTGATTTCCCCCGAATTTATCAATCTCTATTGCAAAAACAAATCTGGCAATCTATAGAAATTGTTCCCGGACATAATTCTGGCTTACAAATGATGAGTCAATTGGCTTGTCCGATTTTTGATCATCAAGGTGTTTTGGGCAATATTTGGCTAATTCGGCATACAGAGGCAAAATTTGGAGAATTAGAAATATCTTTTTTACAGCAAATAGCTAATCAATGTGCGATCGCCATCTGTCAATCTCAACTCTACACCAAAACCAAAGCCCAAGTTCAAGAAATTGCAACCCGAGAACATCATTACAACGAATTTATCAGACATCTTGCCCAAGAATTACGCACACCGATTACTAATATTAATCTTGCTGTGCAAACCCTAGAAAGTCTCATGACACCGCCGGGGATTATAGATATAGAAATAGTATGCCAACTATTACAAATTCTCCATCATGAATGTGGACGAGAAGATAAATTGCTTACCGATCTTCTTACCTTGACATATCTGAAAATCGATCCTGAACCTCCTAATTTAATTACTATTGATTTTTCAAATTGGTTATTTTCCATTGTCGAATCTTTTCGAGATGTTACCAATTGCCAGCAACAACAATTACACCTAGATATCCCCAGAGAAATTCCTCCTTTATCCACAGATATCACCGAGTTAGAAAAAATTATTACCCTGCTACTCAACCAAGCTTGTCAATGCGCTCCCGCAGGTGAATCAATTACAGTTACCGCCGATATGAATGCAAACACGGTAGAATTAAAAATCATTATTTCTGGTGTAGAGATGCCTCACCATAAACTGTCACAAGTTTTTCAGCCATTTTACCGCATTCCCAAACATTCCCCCTGGCAAGCACAGAACACCGGCTTAGAATTGGCATTAGTAAAAACAATAGTACAGCGTTTAGGTGGATTTATTCAAGTTATGAGCATGAACAATCGCATTACTTTTATCATGCAATTCCCACTGTTGTAG
- a CDS encoding four helix bundle protein — protein MAEINDFKDLLIWQKGMDIAEKCYFLTKNFPKEEIYGMVQQIRRSSVSIPANIAEGYGRRSSRDYARFLNISQGSINELETHLIVSERIGLCTLNEIDLIIKLLHEETRMIIALIKKLEL, from the coding sequence ATGGCGGAAATAAATGATTTTAAAGATTTACTTATTTGGCAGAAAGGTATGGATATAGCTGAAAAATGCTATTTTTTAACTAAAAACTTTCCTAAAGAAGAAATTTATGGCATGGTTCAACAAATTAGAAGATCATCTGTTTCTATTCCTGCTAATATTGCAGAGGGTTATGGAAGAAGATCGTCTAGAGATTACGCGAGATTTTTAAATATAAGTCAAGGTTCAATTAATGAGTTGGAAACGCATCTTATTGTATCAGAAAGAATCGGATTATGTACTTTGAATGAAATTGATTTGATTATTAAATTGCTTCACGAAGAAACTCGAATGATTATTGCTCTTATCAAAAAATTAGAGTTATAA
- a CDS encoding NUDIX hydrolase — translation MPIRNQKKILNSINQQPLADFKVGVDNVIFSVDTAQNRLLVLLVMRQQEPFLNDWSLPGTLVRQGESLEDAAYRIMAEKIKVNNLYLEQLYTFGGPNRDPREKIDSYGVRYLSVSYFALVRFEEAELIADKVAGIAWYPVKQLPQLAFDHNEIITYGHRRLKNKLEYSPIAFEVLPETFTLNDLYQLYTTVLGECFADYSNFRARLLKLGFLSDTGIKVSRGAGRPASLYRFDKEAFAPFKDKPLVFI, via the coding sequence ATGCCAATACGTAACCAAAAAAAGATTCTAAACTCCATAAATCAACAACCTTTAGCTGACTTTAAAGTTGGTGTTGATAATGTGATTTTTTCTGTAGATACTGCTCAAAATCGGTTGTTAGTTCTCTTGGTTATGCGACAGCAAGAACCATTCTTAAATGATTGGAGTCTTCCTGGTACTTTAGTCCGTCAAGGAGAATCTTTAGAAGATGCTGCTTATCGGATTATGGCTGAGAAAATAAAGGTAAATAATCTTTATTTAGAACAACTTTATACTTTTGGTGGTCCAAACCGTGACCCCAGGGAAAAAATTGATAGCTATGGAGTCCGTTATTTATCAGTTAGTTACTTTGCTTTAGTCAGATTTGAAGAAGCAGAATTAATTGCCGATAAAGTGGCGGGTATTGCTTGGTATCCTGTCAAACAATTACCACAATTAGCATTTGACCATAATGAGATTATTACCTATGGACATAGAAGATTAAAAAACAAATTAGAATATAGTCCTATAGCTTTTGAAGTCTTACCAGAAACTTTTACTTTAAACGATTTGTATCAACTATACACTACAGTTTTAGGAGAATGTTTTGCCGATTATTCTAATTTTCGAGCGCGGTTACTCAAATTGGGCTTTTTATCCGATACTGGCATTAAAGTATCACGAGGTGCCGGTCGTCCTGCAAGTTTGTATAGGTTTGATAAAGAGGCTTTTGCACCATTTAAAGATAAACCTTTGGTGTTTATTTGA
- a CDS encoding glycosyltransferase family 4 protein, which produces MQLLTNLSFLLTKPTGTTTYALNLLPHLQKLEPILLTSQSFPNYNCYQTPTNLTSEQGLKGHLRRLLWTQFQLPKIYQNLKSQLLFSPISEAPLYTNCRFVVTAFDMIPLRFPKRFSPLTTYHKYYTPEVFKQAEHIICISESTANDITQFYQIPSNKITPILLAGDNSHFQFLNLPTRNYFLYIGRQDPYKNLQRLITAFSALPHKNDYELWLAGPYDQRYSPLLEAQTQELGISHLVKFLNYVSYDELPIIINQALALVFPTLWEGFGLPVLEAMACGTPVITSNISSLPEVAGDAAILINPYNAREITAAMQAVINDSELRKQLSEKGLKRANQFSWEKTGKATVEVLKEYLRS; this is translated from the coding sequence ATGCAATTACTCACTAATCTTTCATTCTTACTTACCAAACCTACAGGTACAACTACCTACGCTCTTAATCTTTTACCTCATTTACAAAAACTTGAGCCAATACTTTTAACTTCCCAATCTTTCCCTAACTATAACTGCTATCAAACTCCTACTAACCTAACCTCAGAACAAGGTTTGAAAGGACATTTACGCCGTTTATTGTGGACACAATTCCAATTACCAAAAATCTATCAAAACCTCAAATCCCAACTTTTATTTTCCCCTATTTCCGAAGCACCTTTATATACTAATTGTCGGTTTGTTGTTACAGCATTTGATATGATACCACTGCGGTTTCCTAAACGCTTTTCACCATTGACGACATACCATAAATACTATACTCCTGAAGTTTTTAAACAAGCAGAACATATTATTTGTATATCAGAATCAACAGCCAATGATATCACCCAATTTTACCAAATTCCTAGTAATAAAATTACACCAATTCTCTTGGCGGGAGATAACTCACATTTCCAATTCCTGAACCTTCCTACCCGCAATTACTTCCTATATATTGGTCGTCAAGACCCTTACAAAAACCTCCAAAGACTAATTACCGCTTTTTCCGCATTACCTCACAAAAATGATTATGAACTATGGTTAGCCGGACCCTATGATCAACGTTACTCTCCATTATTAGAAGCACAAACTCAAGAATTAGGAATAAGTCATCTTGTTAAATTCCTTAACTATGTTTCCTATGACGAATTACCAATAATTATTAATCAAGCATTAGCACTTGTTTTCCCTACTCTGTGGGAAGGATTTGGTTTACCGGTTTTAGAAGCAATGGCTTGTGGTACACCAGTTATTACTTCTAATATTTCCTCACTTCCAGAAGTTGCGGGAGATGCTGCTATTTTAATTAATCCCTATAATGCGAGGGAGATTACAGCAGCAATGCAAGCAGTTATTAATGATTCAGAACTGAGAAAACAACTTTCAGAAAAAGGTCTGAAAAGAGCAAATCAATTTAGTTGGGAAAAAACTGGAAAAGCTACAGTTGAGGTTTTAAAAGAATATCTTCGATCGTAG